Genomic segment of Dasypus novemcinctus isolate mDasNov1 chromosome 4, mDasNov1.1.hap2, whole genome shotgun sequence:
TTGAAATGAGATGAGGCACGAGCTGACACCGTCCTTTCTTCAggcactccccactccccagcctATGTCGTTCTTTCACATTCCAGCAGCGGTGCCTGACCTTCCGCACTTCTGCCCGCCCTCCCAGGCCAGCAAGAGCCAcgcttcctccaggaagccttccttccTTGACTCCCTGCTTTGTGGGCCCTGCAGGTCACTCCCCGTCTCTGTGTTTCAGTCCACTGCTCGCACCAGAATACGAGCCCCCAGGGCTGGGACTGCCCCCCACTCCTGGCTCCTGCCAGTGGAAAGTGTGCATGAGCCACTCCCCAAATCTCAGGCCTCACCCTTCTCCCTCTTAGCGGGGTGGGTTGGCGCTCAGGCTCTGCCGGTTCCAGGACAGGTTCAAACGCTGGCACCACTACCTCCCAGCTCTATGGCCCAGGGCAAGTCAcgccttctctctcagcctcgATTTCCCCACCCATAATTACCACCCTGCCCTTTAGGGTTAAAAGTAGCACTCAATGGCATAATAAATGCACTGTATTGGATGGCAAACATAAAATGCTTAACACCGTGCCTGGAGAATAGTAAATGTCCAATAAAAGGCAGCTAGAGCAACCACGGACTTTGCCATCTAAACCGGAGCCCTTCTGAGTGACGGGACAACGGGCAGAAGCCAGGGCCGACCAGGCAGAGCTGGACACACGGACACCCCGCTCCCCCCGCCATCTGCCGTGAGCTCCCTGAGCGCAGGCCTGGGTCCCCTCCACCAGGAACCCCTGTCGTGTGACCTTCCCCTGCCTCTTCCCGACCCCATCCTGAAACCTCGGGGCTTCTCCTTGAGGGGAGGCACGCAGCTTCGGTAGGCCCAAGCCGTGAAGCCCTCTAAGCCTGGGAGGCGCagccagcccctcccctgccctagccagaccccagcctcctgcccgtggccacctccctccctgcagaCCCCTGGTACCCTGTAGTGGCCCCAGGAGACGTACCGTGAGGGGCTGAGCGGGTCCGGATGGCAGCCTGGCGCGTCTCGGGGGCAGAGGGTGTCTGGGCGGGCTGTGGTCAGTGTGAGCCTGGCCCCAGTGCTGACCAAAGTTCCGGGCAGCGGTTCCCCCCCTCGTGTGGCCTGAGTGTTCCCAGAAGGTCACCAGGGTCATTGAGGCAAGGCCTCTGAAGATTACAAAACGACCCTGACCTACTCCCACACGCGGATCCCCAGCGGGGCCAAACTCCAGCTAAGGCCGTGGGCCCGGCTCGCATACGACCGGCGCCTCCGCCAGGCCCTAGAAGGTTCCCGACAGCCTGGTCCAGGGGCGAGGCCTGGGGCCGGGGCCCCGCAAGCCTGGACTCCCGGGGGCGGCCCCGTGCTGGGCGGCCTCTGCAGGCACCTGCTCCGCTCTCGTCCTGGGAGAGAGTAAGACTGTTGTGCctttctgctttgttttgtttaatgaACTAATTCTCAAATCCCTCTCTGAGTTCGAAGagggaaaataataatagagaGGAGAATTTGGGCTCAACGTGGAGAGGAACGCTTTCACACTCAGGGATATCCATGAACAAAAGAATTTGCTTTGGGAGGTAGTGAATTTCCTCTCTGAGGGTGTTCAACTGGGGGCTGCAGAACAGGGTGaaaatgtgcatgtgtgtgtgtgtgtaaagtcACACGCAGATACGTGCAGCTTGAGGAACATCAGGTGTGCGTGcgctgtgtgtggggaggggagatTGGCATTAAAGACTCCGGGGATATTCTCGGGATAAGGGATGAAGACTCTGATCTCGTaactcctctccccaccccccaattatCCAAAATTCTTAGGAACCTAAGTGGACCAAggtccagaggcaggaagggcaCATCAAAGCCCTGCCCTTCGTCGCTGAGGGGGTCTGGCCCTGGGATGTGAGGACATAATTGATCCTTGTCCTGGCCCAGCCCTCCAGGACAGGCTTCCACCTGGGAAGGGATCTGAGGAGCCCTGGAGATGGAGGCCGTGCCAAGCACTGGTGGGAGTCCAGAGACGCGTGGGATCCACCGTGTGCGCGTGCGGGGAGCACTGAGGGGGCTTCAGGGCCTGTCAGGTGGCAGAGGGGAAACCTCAGCCCAGGAGCCCGGAGGCCGCGCCACGGGGCCAGCGCAGCCACGGCTTACCTGAGGGGAATCCTTTCGTTTCCTGACAGGGTTTTTCTCCATCTATAAGATGGGCTGAACCTATTCTTGGGGCCCTGTCCAGCCACAGTGGCCTATAGCTATCACTTGTTACTGCCTTTCTGGTCCCCACTCACTTTTCAAAGGACTTGTCTCCCTCTAAGAGCTATTCCCCAACGGGGCTGCCTGGGTCAGGTTGCACCTGCATGCAATCCCCTCTCCAAGACATCAGTAGAGAACACACAGGTCTTGTGTACACCATTTATTGTTGATTCTGTACACCAAAGTTGTTGCAAGCAGCACCCAGCAAAAGACAGACCCCGACCCAGCCCACCAGGGCTCACACTCTGTAAAACCCCAGGGGCCTAGAAACCTCTAAACACAATGCTAAGCACCTGGGGCTATTTGTAATAATTCTCTAAGCAAGGCAAACAGGCTCTACTGTTGAAGGCAGCCTGGTGAGAACAATCTCTGTTTAGGTGAAGAAGAGACCTCAGACTGGGGGATTTCGCCTGGAAGTGGCTGCCAGCCCACCCTCTCTGAACCACAGCAatgcccccacccacccaggaccACCAATGACTTTCCTAATTCTCTGGATTCCGTTCTGACGGTGAGATCTGCGGGCTGAACTCTTGGAGGGGCTAGCAGCTAAAGACTAGGACACACCTAAGGTCTTTTTAACAACTCTAGTAGCTCTCTGCTCTCCACAAGCCTCCTGAGCTGAGATAGTGGAGTCCGGAAACTGCTCTATGCTGACATTGGAAACGTTGTGAAAATTGTTTTGTTGCCCATGAAAAAGGTCCAGGGATGCTTCTGACAACGCTGTTGTTCCCTGAACTCTGAAGAGGAGGAGTTATACACCACACAGCCCAACGGTCTCCAGGAGAAGGGCCAGTTTTTCCTGAACTTATGCTGAATGTGTTTCCTGAATTACAAAGGTTTTGGTCCTTACAGCACCAAGTGAGGGTTCAATGACCAAAAGTGTGGGCAGCAATGAGAGGGTGGCTCGGTTTCCTTTTGTTTAATGATGAAAGCCCAAGGCAGGCCCCAAGGTTTTATACAAAGTCTGAAGACAGCATTAAAACCCACACCTATTGAATAATGTTACAGAAGAACAAGTGTTGTTCTTGTTCTTATCTTATCACAAGGGGCAAACAATAGTCTTATCACAAGGCTGCTGAGGACTGAGAAGGGACTGTTCGCCAGGGCTTTGAAGGGGACGAAGGGTCTGGCTGGCTTTTCTTATCTTTCTTCCAGCAGTGATCCTCCTACCCCAGCTGGAGGCTGGTGGCTGGCCAGGTGGCCAGGAAGCCAGTGAGCAGAGGGAAGAAACAAACTGGAACTCTGCACGCTACCCCAATTCTTTTGGGGAGCAAGCGGCTCATTCCAGCCCCAAGAGGTGAGATGCAAACACATCATTCTGCTGGAAAGGAGACTCCATCCAGTTTCTGTGGCAGCTCCGGGGCCAGACAACATAGCTTAGGGAGGCCGAGAGGCCTGGTGGAGAGGAGGAAGCCTCGTGGCTTCATCCAACGTGGTCTGCTGGACAAGGGAACAGGCTAGCTGGAAGGCCACGTGAAGGTCGGCCACCGTCCACCGAGGGTGCTCCTAGTGGGGTCATCTGAGGACACCTTCCCTCTGTGAACTTCTGACCAGGGAACACAGGTTGTCAGAGAAAAGTTACTCCAATGTCATGGCCAATGCCAAAAGTCCCCAGGACTTCTGGGTGCAGACTGGCAAGGCCACGCTGGACAAAGGATTCCTGCCATCGCTGGCCCATGTGTGCCCTTGCAGAAAGAGATGCGAGAGCAGCCTTACAAGGAGTCACCTGGTGGTCCTGAGTGGGTGGGATTCCATGCCAAGCCACGCCCCTTGACTGGAGGAGAGGAGACCAGGCCTCCCGGGCTGACCCCTGGATGACCACAGCGGGCTTCTGTCCCAAACTCTGGGCTCCTTTCCCTGTGGGCTCTGGCAAGCCATGCTCCATGTCCACCATTTGCTACAGATATTTTGAAAACACTTTGGAGACCCAGATTTACCTTGAGGAGATGAAGCCTATTGACTCAGAGTTTTCACGCCTCCTAGATTTCCTGGGACAGAGAGTGAAAAGCTCCAAAGCGCCCTGGTTCTCACCCACACCTCCAGGGAGCGGGAGGGGAGCTGGTCTGCTGTCAGCATCCTGCTGCTAAAGCCCTGAGTTCTTATCTGCCCTGGGGGTGGAGGACTAATAAAAGCCCCTCAAGATGGGGAACTCTTGCATGGGACTAAGGTGAAACTCTCCTTTTCACTGCTGTTTTCACCAGGTATCCAGAGAATGACATGAATTGCCATGTATATAATTTCTTTAACAGTGTGTAAAAGTGCAAAGGCAGGTATTCATGTAACTGTAACTCGAGCAGTAATCAGAGGATAACGCAGGACCAACAGTTCAACACTCATAACCAGACCGCAGGCAGGAGGAGCTCCCGAGAGAGCCCCAGCCCCACGCTGCTGGGCCTGCTGTGTGCAAGATTCTGCATTTCAGCTGCGGACAGACCGTAATGCTGATGGAGAATTTTACCACGACcttagagggattgctggatcccATTACACTTGGCTGTTCAATTAAAGGACCTCATCTCTGAGCTATTTCATTTCACCCAAacagagaatgaaaattaaaaacagataGAGGCATCTCATGTCCATAAAAGGCTCGGGTGGAGGGGACAGCAGCAGATGGCACGTTGGCAGGAAGGGGTGTGTGGCCGCGTGGTCCTTTACTGTTGAGATGTTTCCGACGTGGCCAGCCAGGCGCCTCGTGGTCTCCGGATCTAATGAAATCTCACGTCCAGGTCGGAATGTTCCCACGTCTTCTCCTCCGTGCCAGGCAGCTGGGCCTTTGCAGGGACCGGCAGTGGCCGGGCAGCAGGGACTGGCAGTGGCCGGGCAGCAGGGACTGGCTCATGAGGAGCAGTTCTCAGGGAGCCCTCACCAGGTGCGGGTGACAGGGTGGCATTCCGCTTCCTGATCGGGCTGCTGATACGCAGGTGTGACGGGCTGCTGGGAATTCCTCAAGCTGTGCACTTGCCATGCCCCACTTTTCTGTACAAACATTATCCTTCGATACCAAGCTAAAAGCAGAAAACCACAAGGACCCCCAGGTACCAGGTTTCCTTCTCCACCCAGTACCAATAAGCTCAATTTAATGTTTTTATGGGTCAGAATTTTTCCATGATTTTATTCCTTGAATAAGGGCTACTATTTTCAAAGCAAAGTTGCAGTTCAGAAATATTCTCTAAAAGGCCGAACTTGTTGTGCTGGTGACTTTCTTCCTTTcccaaataaaaatcacaagagAGATGCCGAGGATGGCTCCATGTCCAGGAACAGAGCGCCGtagcttttccttttctctcttacGGCGTCTTCAAAGCTGGAGCCCTTGGCAGCTCTGAAGAAACCTGTTAAATGGTTTGAAGCCTTCTTTGAGGAGAGTCCTCACCCTGCCTTTAGGAGCAGAAAATCAGGAGAGCCAGGACGCAGGCAGGAGCACGAGAAGGGAAATCAACTTATGTACTACTTGGGCGAGAGGGCGGCCCCGCAGAGAACTATTCCCGCCGAGGGAGCGGGCTTTGGAATAACTGAGTCTTCGGCGgcctggagggggcaggggcagcgggcATCAAGAGCTTGTTCTTGGAGTAGAggtggtgaggatgtggaggaggGGTCTTCTAGAAGGAAGCCCAGGTGTGTGAACTGGAAATCCCCCAGGGTCTTTGCCATGGCCAGTTGGATATCCCTGGAGGTCACAAGACCCTCCAAAACCTGCTTTTCTGCGGAAAAAATCAGAGGGAGCAGGAAAAGGTGGGCGCACTTTTCTCTCAAGGCACAGAGAAAGTGATCAGCGAATGGGTCCGTGGACCCAGGGTGGAGGCAGAACAGTGAAATCCCCTGCCAGCTCTCCAGGACCCTCCAGCCTCCTTCCCCaagccctgcccacccccccacccccccacccccgcctcttTAACACTCGTTGGGTGCTTTCATCTGCATCAGGACCTCTTGGCTCCTCTTCTTGCAGCAGCAACAGGCGATGCAGGTAACCAGGGAGCAGATCAGGGCAATGATGCCGAGGACAATGGCAGCGATGGCCAGCCCGCTCTGGGCCTGGGTCAAGCCCCACGTGTCGCGGTCTTCGGTGGCCCCGATGGTGGTCAGATCGGTGAAGTCATCCCTGGATTTGGTGTACTCGGTGGAGTAGGAGACAGAAGTGGTGTCAGGAAGACTGGGTGTGTCCGAGTATTGGGGCGTTTCCGGGTATCGAGGTGTTGCTGGATAGCTGGGCGACTGGGGGACCGCTGGGACCTGGGCACTGGGGGCAGGCATGTTGATGTTAATGATGGTCAAGGGCTGGCCTCTGAAATTGGCTGGACTGAAACATACCGGGAGGGTGTCCGTCCCCAGCCTGCGCCCATTGAGCAGGAGCCAATTGCGGAATGGAAGGATGTTGGAGTCACACCTCCAGGGGTTATTATAGAGCCGCAGCTCATACAGGTTCCCCAAGTGATCAAAGATGCCCATGGGCAGGTTCTCCAACTGGTTGTTCTGCAACTGGATGGTGATGAGGCCATTGAGGTTGGCAAAGAGATTCCCTGGGAGCTGTCTGAGGTGGTTGTTCTGCAGGGAGATGTTCTGCAGGTTGACCAGCATGTGGAAGACGTTTCCATTTAACTCCTGCAGCGCGTTGGTGTGGAGCGACAACTCCCGCAGCTCCCTCAGCCCGTTGAAGGCACCTGGGGAGATGAAGCGGATCTGGTTGCGGCTTAGGACGAGGACTTGCAACTGACCAAGGCTGCTGAAGACGTTGTCAGGTATGGATGTGATGTCGTTGTCATAGAGCCATAGCTCCCGCAGGTTGTGCATGGGCCCAAAGATTCCTGGAGAGAGCTCCTTCAGGGAATTCCCAAAGAGTGTGAGCCGGTTGAGCTGGGGCAGTTGCATGAAGATGCCAGGAGGCAGCTGGGAGATGTGGTTGTTGGACAGATAGAGTTTCTGGAGGTTATGGTTGTTGTGGAAGAGGCCTGAAGAGAGCCCACCAATCTGATTGTTTTGGAGGGCCAGTTCCTGTAGGTTGCTCAGCCCATCAAAAGTGCCCATGGGGATGTCGGAGAGCCTGTTCTCATACAGCCGGAGAACCTGAAGGTTGCCCAGGTGTTGGAAGACCCTGGGAGAAAGTTGGGTGAGGCTGTTCCTGCCCAGATTGAGCTTGGTGAGGCCCCCCAGGTGGTCGAAGACGCCATCAGGGATGTATTCCAGGTGGTTGCCATGCAACTGCAGTTCCTTGAGGTTGCTGAACTGGGAGAAGTGGGCTGGCTGGATCTGCAGCAGCTGATTGCTGGACAAAAGGAGCGACTCGAGGTTGTTCAGCCCCTGGAAGAGGTCGAGAGGCAGAATCTGAAGCTTGTTGTTAGCAAGACTGAGATAGCGTAGTGAGCCCAGGTGGCGGAAGGCACCAGGCATGATGCGAGCCAGCTCATTCTTCTCAATCCTCAGGGCCAAGAGATCCGAGATATTGAGGAACGGAGACTCGTTGAGTTCGGTGATGTGTGTGTTAAGGATCTGCAGGCTCATGGCATTCCAGGGCAGAGGCGTGGGCACCGCCACGATGCGTGCCCCCGTGCACTCCACCTGGGAGGCCCGGGAGCAGGTGCACTCGCTAGGGCAGCCATAATAGGCAAACCCTATGCCCCAGGCCTGGCAGCCCACCAGCAAAAGGAGATAATATTTCAGCAGCATGGCCTCTGCAAGGAGAAAGCACACATTAGTCAAGACCATCCCACCTACACGGCAGCTGTTTCCAGGCCACCAACCTTCGGCTTCTCCTTGAGCCCCATCACTACATCCCCGATTTAGGCTCTTGCCCTATGCTATTGCCAGAAagccctttcccctttccccatgaTTCCCACTCCCATAACCTCACTCAGTTTCCCCTACCTGGAGTCTCTGCTTCCTCATCCAAATTTTCCCATACTTCAAAGTCTAGCTCAAACGTGATCCCCTCTAGGAAGCTGTCCTGGATCCCAGGAGTCAGAACTCATTGCCTTCCCACATGCAGGTGGTCTCCCCACCCTCCATTCCATGTCACAACTGGCCTAGTGTGGCATGCATATGTCCCTTCTGTCACCGTCGTTAGTCCATAACCTCTTCAGTAAGATTTACTAGTCAATAATCTTTCATCCCTACAAATCCCTTAAGGCAGGGATGGTATCTTATTCATCTCTGTATCCTGCACAGCACCTGAACATGCTAGTTGAACCCAGCCTCCTCTGGATGAACAGAGAATAAATGAGAAGAACAAATAATAGGACTTGAACCTGGGGGACGATGCTAAGGCCACAAacacggtggctgctgggagaACAGCACTCAGCAGAGGAGGGGAAAGACTACAGGAGTAGCTCAGCTTGCCTTCATCCCATCCCTCCacgctgccctgccctgccctgcctcaCCCCAGTACCACTATCAACGGcctttgtttatcctttcacaCGTGCTCCATCTAGGTTTAATTCAAACCACCTCCACAATAAAAGGAAATTATCTGTCTGTACTACTTCCGGTCTTCCTGGGAGAGGCTGCTGTGGTTGAGCCAATGCCTGGGCCTGACTTCTGGGCACAAGTCCTAGTTTCTACAGTGAAACATTGGATGGTCTTGAGCAAGTCCCTAAATGTAGGATGCACTTTGAGTTAAAAGGCAGTAGGACCAAACACTTACGCAGACCCAGGGCCGATGTGGGGATGGTGCCAAATACATGAAAATGGTAGTATTTGAGGTTGCTGCGGCTgctgattttatatttatttatacttatgGGTAAATATGTAAagtgtagaggatgtggagacaccGGACATGGGCACTGGCCCCTGCATGAATATTTAAGGACCACTAACTAGCTGTCCAACCTTGAATGAGTCACTTGAGTCACTTGAGGCCACTTTCTTGTCTCATCTCATTGGTGGGGGTGGTAACCTCTGCCCCCTCTCCTGAGCCATTGTGAAGACAAATGGGAGATGGCGATGAGGGCGAATGTGCATGGTTGTTACCAGGTCACCCATGCCGTGGGCTTCGTAGGCTCTTGGAAGCAGGCAGGCCTCAGATCACTGCTAATCGTCGTGTTCCTCATCACGACACTGAGGATTCCTTGCATATGTGAGAGCACCTGTAACTTCCACCTGATGTTCAAAGAGGCCTGTTATACCCGAAGCGCTAAGAATGGGCGATAATATACCCATTTTACGGATTCAGGGAGCAGGAAAAGAGGCTCGGATAAGGCCCAGGCTTCTAGACTCCCAGATGAGTTCTTTGTCATTGTTGTGCCTCCTTTTAATGTGCAAAAGTCCTGGGTCTGGGGAAGGATTTCAGATGATGGAATATTAGACACAATCTGGCTGGATGGAGAAGGTAATTCTCAGGTCTAAGCTCATGGGGTCCTGACCTGGCTCTACTCAGAATAATCCAGTCTTCCCTTTCAGGCCTCAGCCTGTCCAGCCCTCTGCCCCGCTATCAAGCTTACCCTGAGACTGAAGCCAAGTTCCTCCACACCCACCCAGACTTTGATTTTTCACTTTCTCATGGCCCATCCAAGTCCAAGCTGCAGTACCTTTGTACTTATTTTCACTTTTGCATTAAGGACTTAACTAAGTATTTAAAACTATgcgggaaagagagaaaggaaggggagaaTGGTTTGGCCAACAGAGTCCAGATGCAAAGTAATTGGGCCAGACTAAGCTGTGgacacatttaaaaagatgaagtCATAAGGACAATTGTCAGGGCCAGAACTTGAGAGCAGAAAATGAACTACCTAAATAAGGAGCACAGAAAAGACGGCTCAACGTCCATCCCAAGAGAAAGACTTACGACTTTTTAT
This window contains:
- the LRRC15 gene encoding leucine-rich repeat-containing protein 15, with translation MLLKYYLLLLVGCQAWGIGFAYYGCPSECTCSRASQVECTGARIVAVPTPLPWNAMSLQILNTHITELNESPFLNISDLLALRIEKNELARIMPGAFRHLGSLRYLSLANNKLQILPLDLFQGLNNLESLLLSSNQLLQIQPAHFSQFSNLKELQLHGNHLEYIPDGVFDHLGGLTKLNLGRNSLTQLSPRVFQHLGNLQVLRLYENRLSDIPMGTFDGLSNLQELALQNNQIGGLSSGLFHNNHNLQKLYLSNNHISQLPPGIFMQLPQLNRLTLFGNSLKELSPGIFGPMHNLRELWLYDNDITSIPDNVFSSLGQLQVLVLSRNQIRFISPGAFNGLRELRELSLHTNALQELNGNVFHMLVNLQNISLQNNHLRQLPGNLFANLNGLITIQLQNNQLENLPMGIFDHLGNLYELRLYNNPWRCDSNILPFRNWLLLNGRRLGTDTLPVCFSPANFRGQPLTIININMPAPSAQVPAVPQSPSYPATPRYPETPQYSDTPSLPDTTSVSYSTEYTKSRDDFTDLTTIGATEDRDTWGLTQAQSGLAIAAIVLGIIALICSLVTCIACCCCKKRSQEVLMQMKAPNEC